In the Bacteroidales bacterium genome, one interval contains:
- a CDS encoding branched-chain amino acid aminotransferase, with amino-acid sequence MENIAWGELPFGYFKTDYNVRTYFRDGKWGEMEISSSETINIHMAATALHYGQEAFEGLKAFRGKDGKIRLFRWKENAKRMRRSAQGIMMAEVPDDVFFKSITTAIKMNERFVPPYGTGASLYLRPLLFGSGPQVGVKPAEEYMFLVFVAPVGPYFKEGFKPVDIQLVRDYDRAAPLGTGHIKVGGNYAASLRPADRAHKEGFASVLFLDAKEKKYIDEAGPANFFGIKGNTYVTPESNTILPSITNMSLRQIAKDIGLDVDLRRVSVDELNTFDEAGACGTAAIISPIRKIVDRERNKTYEFAKDGKAGPVSQKLYDTLLGIQLGELEDTHGWNTIVE; translated from the coding sequence ATGGAAAATATAGCTTGGGGTGAATTACCCTTTGGATATTTTAAAACAGATTATAATGTTCGTACTTATTTCCGTGATGGAAAATGGGGCGAAATGGAAATCTCTTCTTCCGAAACTATCAATATTCATATGGCTGCAACAGCCTTACATTATGGCCAAGAAGCCTTTGAAGGATTAAAAGCTTTTCGTGGAAAAGACGGTAAAATCCGTTTATTCCGTTGGAAAGAAAACGCGAAACGTATGAGACGTTCTGCACAAGGAATTATGATGGCAGAAGTTCCTGATGATGTCTTTTTCAAATCAATTACAACTGCCATCAAGATGAACGAACGCTTTGTTCCTCCTTATGGAACAGGAGCCAGCCTATATCTTCGACCTCTGCTTTTTGGTTCCGGACCACAAGTGGGTGTTAAACCTGCCGAAGAGTATATGTTCTTGGTTTTTGTTGCTCCCGTTGGACCTTATTTTAAGGAAGGTTTTAAGCCGGTAGATATTCAGTTAGTTAGGGATTACGATCGCGCTGCTCCCTTAGGAACGGGACATATTAAAGTTGGTGGAAATTATGCTGCTTCTTTGCGTCCTGCCGACCGTGCTCACAAGGAAGGCTTTGCTTCTGTTCTTTTCTTAGATGCCAAAGAGAAAAAATATATCGACGAAGCCGGACCTGCTAATTTCTTTGGAATAAAAGGAAATACTTATGTTACTCCCGAAAGTAACACTATCCTTCCTTCGATTACCAATATGAGTTTACGGCAGATTGCAAAGGATATTGGTTTAGATGTTGATTTACGACGAGTTTCTGTTGATGAACTCAACACTTTTGATGAAGCTGGCGCTTGTGGAACTGCAGCTATTATTTCTCCAATCAGAAAAATAGTTGATCGTGAGAGAAATAAAACTTATGAATTTGCAAAAGACGGTAAAGCGGGTCCTGTCTCTCAAAAACTATACGATACTCTTTTAGGTATACAATTAGGAGAGTTGGAAGATACTCATGGATGGAACA
- a CDS encoding o-succinylbenzoate synthase, giving the protein MLKTEWLKYELKFKLPAGTSRGILKTKETYFLKVWDDALPTVFGLGECNLFKGLSFDDKPKYEQILNKISEQPYFYIKNLHNALLDWPSIRFGLEMAFIDFLQGGKRNLFSSEFSQSSVGIPINGLIWMGEKSFMKEQIRSKIKQGFRCLKLKIGAIDFDDEVDLLKAIRSEFSSNVLELRVDANGAFKPKEALKKLNALSKFHIHSIEQPIRQGQRKEMAKLCAKTPLPIALDEELIGIFEPLIKAQLLDDIKPQYIILKPALLGGFAASDEWIKLADKRNISWWITSALESNIGLNAIAQWTYSKKNSMFQGLGTGQLFTNNIESPLQIKQAELWLNTDKNWELNNLQFDS; this is encoded by the coding sequence ATGTTAAAAACAGAATGGTTAAAATATGAGTTAAAATTTAAACTTCCTGCCGGAACATCTCGCGGTATTCTGAAAACCAAGGAAACTTATTTTTTAAAAGTTTGGGACGATGCCCTTCCTACTGTTTTTGGTTTAGGCGAATGTAATTTATTTAAAGGCTTGAGTTTTGATGATAAGCCTAAATATGAACAGATACTCAACAAAATATCTGAACAACCTTATTTTTATATAAAAAATTTGCATAATGCTTTACTCGATTGGCCAAGCATTCGTTTTGGTTTGGAAATGGCATTTATCGATTTTCTTCAAGGAGGAAAACGAAATCTTTTCTCTTCTGAATTTTCTCAATCTTCAGTAGGAATTCCTATTAATGGTTTAATTTGGATGGGAGAAAAATCGTTTATGAAAGAGCAGATTAGAAGCAAGATAAAGCAAGGATTTCGATGCTTGAAATTGAAAATTGGGGCTATTGATTTTGATGATGAAGTAGATCTGCTGAAAGCTATTCGTTCTGAGTTTTCCAGTAATGTTTTAGAGCTTCGTGTGGATGCTAATGGTGCATTTAAACCCAAAGAGGCTTTGAAAAAGCTTAATGCTCTATCAAAATTTCATATTCATTCAATAGAACAACCTATTCGCCAAGGTCAGAGAAAAGAAATGGCAAAACTTTGTGCTAAAACACCTTTACCTATTGCTCTTGATGAGGAACTAATCGGAATTTTTGAACCTCTAATAAAAGCTCAATTATTAGATGATATTAAACCTCAATATATTATTTTAAAACCGGCTTTATTGGGTGGCTTTGCTGCTTCTGATGAATGGATAAAGCTTGCCGACAAACGAAATATTTCTTGGTGGATTACTTCAGCTTTGGAAAGTAATATTGGACTGAATGCCATTGCGCAATGGACTTATTCTAAAAAGAATTCTATGTTTCAGGGTTTGGGAACAGGACAGCTTTTTACAAATAATATTGAGAGTCCTTTACAAATAAAACAAGCCGAGCTTTGGCTAAATACAGATAAGAATTGGGAACTTAATAATTTACAATTTGATTCGTGA